A region from the Vicia villosa cultivar HV-30 ecotype Madison, WI linkage group LG3, Vvil1.0, whole genome shotgun sequence genome encodes:
- the LOC131658810 gene encoding uncharacterized protein LOC131658810 — protein sequence MSPSLDGILNQLEMRILNPFKLEVDVEYDGYKGVFVFWDKDIIPYTKLTAKELREVMKKAGEDNPKIWPTHLNVLLNRKLAFRIKYQLQYQRFSIVKILHDDDLYDKFHNYLTPDENKPNAAVMEIDTTSPTINPNKELTQTSEQSIGAIPDSGAQHEGSPSASSSTPTKRVATSTSVNELFDQDELTPKQSATKAKTGKKTKHIKKD from the exons ATGTCTCCAAGTTTGGATGGTATTTTGAATCAACTGGAAATGCGGATCCTGAACCC ATTCAAACTTGAAGTTGATGTAGAGTATGATGGATATAAGGGAGTCTTTGTTTTTTGGGATAAGGATATTATTCCTTATACTAAGTTGACTGCTAAGGAATTAAGGGAAGTTATGAAGAAG GCTGGAGAGGACAACCCTAAGATTTGGCCTACTCACCTTAATGTTCTGTTGAATAGAAAATTGGCCTTTCGTATCAAGTACCAATTGCAATACCAACGATTCTCTATCGTGAAAATACTTCACGACGACGACCTTTACGATAAGTTTCACAACTACCTCACCCCAGATGAG AATAAACCAAATGCCGCTGTTATGGAAATCGACACCACTTCTCCAACTATTAATCCAAACAAA GAGCTCACACAAACTTCTGAACAATCAATCGGTGCTATCCCCGATTCTGGTGCTCAGCATGAGGGGAGTCCTTCTGCAAGCAGCAGTACCCCTACCAAGAGGGTTGCTACGTCAACCTCAGTCAACGAACTCTTCGACCAAGACGAACTCACTCCTAAACAATCAGCCACTAAGGCCAAGACTGGAAAAAAGACAAAGCATATCAAGAAGGATTAA